In Nicotiana tabacum cultivar K326 chromosome 21, ASM71507v2, whole genome shotgun sequence, one DNA window encodes the following:
- the LOC107819932 gene encoding pectinesterase inhibitor-like: MGFSLNNFLVNVLLLTISSSFTIVKADLVSDVCSKVTRPTICEQALRSDPHTKTAANLEALGFIAIDLAQSTTKSTINLIDSLLKGATDPTLKSRYNSCKENYADASDNLAECPGFLKAKDYGSLNARASAALDDPDSCDDNFSQAPAEPAGLKQASLKLQSLCAAIDVISNSLNGL, encoded by the coding sequence ATGGGTTTTTCCTTAAACAACTTCTTAGTCAATGTTCTTCTTCTAACAATTTCCTCCTCATTCACTATAGTGAAGGCAGATTTAGTTAGTGATGTCTGTTCAAAGGTTACACGTCCAACCATATGTGAACAAGCTTTGAGGTCCGATCCTCATACTAAAACTGCTGCAAATCTCGAAGCACTTGGCTTTATCGCGATAGATTTAGCCCAATCCACCACTAAATCTACGATCAATCTCATCGATTCCCTTCTTAAAGGAGCAACTGATCCAACATTGAAATCGCGATACAACTCGTGCAAAGAGAACTACGCGGATGCTAGTGATAATTTAGCCGAGTGCCCGGGCTTTTTAAAGGCTAAAGACTATGGTAGTCTGAATGCCCGTGCCTCTGCTGCTTTGGATGATCCAGACTCTTGTGATGATAATTTTTCACAGGCACCAGCTGAACCGGCAGGGTTGAAACAAGCTAGTTTAAAGCTGCAATCACTTTGTGCTGCCATTGATGTTATTAGCAATAGTTTGAATGGATTGTAG